From Campylobacter upsaliensis, the proteins below share one genomic window:
- a CDS encoding autotransporter outer membrane beta-barrel domain-containing protein, giving the protein MSSKKPLLSLVCILALTCASQANDKVTAKWERNNNIKQEARFNPANGDLNLNRQPNNPYKTVEFIFGSNVSGTLGVSVYGGMNMGDMTITSKKTSGDATTNLSLDNASMKTLTVGEKNTINITIRNASDKIETIDNKGTMTINNKGQTITTLTNTGGTINNTSGSIATLTNNKGGSVTMGQGTINTLTSNQGGNITNAGTITSLTYKAAPTTKAIQTKASTDSITNTGIITTLTNDGGHITNSGNGNITNLTNNNGNVNNSANIQTLQSTNGNINNMKGTISTLTNNNGGSLNNYQGTIENLKITSGDFELNNMQQGRIANIEIGGNGNININDNMNIGYNNGISTFRIASGATPTLNFGEVRTATTAQETYATVKLVDSTNNANATQARVAIDKLTIALVSEDTQIGKSVSLANSVSGAANTGVGNVYVKSADFSQDLKQSGFYGKFNAQTQTIDTRFNANLGAAGLFSQAFINQLGRRSLLFDSFLNEASRASLRYKRTQPDTNFDIFVRPYYSKIKTDLADIPEKADGTSSGILAGGHTYFDNSLLMLYGAVEKNKTHLADDVFNFDSDTFLLGSKYSIELAQSHIGQLFGGVDIRGSYTKADLEREPVSGFKSQGDAKNYAYDARVFLASIIYYNLQDHSQYLTPQIGIGHTGAKLKGFDMKGNKLAYKESLDDMTYGITYATASLNWFKRKDNVAIQLDGGVRVNLNNEIDTQTKINNQNFTNHFETSKYYSQLGGAFMWINPYGVDVSLGYKFLFGESATSHTASLRLHKTF; this is encoded by the coding sequence ATGAGTTCTAAAAAGCCCCTTTTGTCTTTAGTCTGCATTCTTGCTTTAACTTGTGCTTCTCAAGCCAATGATAAAGTTACAGCAAAATGGGAAAGAAATAATAATATAAAGCAAGAAGCCCGGTTTAATCCAGCCAATGGAGATTTAAATCTTAACCGACAACCAAACAATCCATATAAAACAGTCGAGTTTATTTTTGGAAGTAATGTTTCTGGAACTCTTGGTGTAAGTGTATATGGCGGTATGAATATGGGAGATATGACCATAACTTCCAAAAAAACAAGCGGTGATGCAACGACAAATTTGAGTTTAGATAATGCGAGCATGAAAACGCTTACTGTGGGTGAAAAAAATACTATTAATATTACAATACGAAATGCTAGTGATAAAATTGAAACCATAGACAACAAAGGAACGATGACTATAAATAACAAAGGTCAAACCATCACTACCCTAACCAACACAGGAGGCACTATCAACAACACTTCAGGCTCCATCGCTACCCTTACCAATAATAAAGGCGGCAGTGTAACTATGGGTCAAGGCACCATCAACACCCTCACTAGCAATCAAGGCGGTAACATCACCAACGCAGGAACTATCACTTCCCTAACCTACAAAGCAGCCCCTACTACAAAAGCTATCCAAACAAAGGCTAGCACAGATAGTATTACTAACACAGGCATTATTACCACCCTTACAAATGATGGAGGTCATATCACTAATAGTGGAAATGGAAACATTACTAATCTTACTAATAATAATGGCAATGTTAATAATAGTGCTAATATTCAAACCCTACAAAGCACTAATGGTAACATAAACAATATGAAAGGCACCATCTCTACTCTTACTAATAATAATGGTGGCTCCCTAAACAATTACCAAGGCACTATTGAAAATCTTAAAATTACTTCAGGTGATTTTGAACTAAATAATATGCAGCAAGGTAGAATTGCTAATATAGAAATAGGTGGAAATGGTAATATTAATATTAATGATAATATGAATATAGGCTATAATAATGGAATTTCTACCTTTAGAATAGCAAGTGGTGCTACTCCTACTCTAAATTTTGGTGAAGTAAGAACAGCCACCACAGCACAAGAAACCTATGCAACTGTTAAGCTTGTAGATAGCACAAATAATGCTAATGCCACTCAAGCAAGAGTAGCCATAGATAAACTTACCATAGCCTTAGTGAGTGAGGATACACAAATTGGTAAAAGTGTTTCTTTAGCTAATTCAGTATCAGGTGCTGCTAATACTGGAGTTGGAAATGTTTATGTTAAAAGTGCAGACTTTTCACAAGATCTTAAACAAAGTGGCTTTTATGGAAAATTTAATGCACAAACTCAAACCATAGACACCCGTTTTAATGCTAATCTTGGTGCGGCAGGTTTATTCTCTCAAGCCTTTATCAATCAATTAGGGCGTCGTTCTTTATTATTTGATTCTTTCTTAAATGAAGCAAGTCGTGCTTCTTTAAGATATAAAAGAACCCAACCTGATACAAATTTTGATATCTTTGTGCGTCCTTATTATTCTAAGATTAAAACAGATTTAGCAGATATACCAGAAAAAGCAGATGGAACAAGCTCTGGTATCTTAGCAGGAGGACATACATATTTTGATAATAGCTTATTAATGCTTTATGGAGCAGTAGAGAAAAATAAGACTCATTTAGCTGATGATGTCTTTAATTTTGATAGTGATACTTTCTTACTTGGTTCAAAATATAGCATAGAACTAGCTCAAAGTCATATAGGACAACTTTTTGGTGGAGTGGATATAAGAGGCTCTTATACTAAAGCAGATCTTGAAAGGGAACCAGTAAGTGGTTTTAAATCTCAAGGAGATGCAAAAAACTATGCTTATGATGCTAGAGTATTTTTAGCTTCTATTATTTATTATAACTTACAAGATCATAGCCAATATCTTACTCCTCAAATAGGCATAGGTCATACAGGAGCTAAGTTAAAAGGCTTTGATATGAAAGGGAATAAATTAGCCTATAAAGAAAGCTTAGATGATATGACTTATGGTATCACTTATGCAACAGCAAGTTTGAATTGGTTTAAAAGAAAAGATAATGTTGCTATTCAGCTTGATGGAGGTGTAAGGGTCAATCTTAATAATGAAATAGATACCCAAACTAAAATCAATAATCAAAACTTTACCAATCATTTTGAAACATCAAAATACTATTCACAATTAGGGGGAGCTTTTATGTGGATAAATCCTTATGGAGTAGATGTAAGCTTAGGCTATAAATTCCTCTTTGGAGAAAGTGCAACATCACATACTGCTAGTTTAAGACTGCATAAGACTTTTTAA
- the fusA gene encoding elongation factor G codes for MSRTTPLKKVRNIGIAAHIDAGKTTTSERILFFTGMSHKIGEVHDGAATMDWMEQEKERGITITSAATTCFWKDYQINLIDTPGHVDFTIEVERSMRVLDGAVAVFCSVGGVQPQSETVWRQANKYGVPRIVFVNKMDRIGANFYNVEEQIRNRLKANPVPLQIPIGAEDNFKGVIDLVTMKALVWEDESKPTDYVEKEIPAELKEKAEEYRVKMIEAVSETSDELMEKYLGGEDLSLEEIKAGIKAGCLSLSMVPMLCGTAFKNKGVQPLLDAVIAYLPAPDEVANIKGEYEDGSEVSVTSTDDGEFAGLAFKIMTDPFVGQLTFVRVYRGSLESGSYAYNSTKDKKERIGRLLKMHSNKREEIKVLYAGEIGAVVGLKDTLTGDTLASEKDKVILERMDFPDPVISVAVEPKTKADQEKMSIALNKLAQEDPSFRVSTDEESGQTIISGMGELHLEIIVDRMLREFKVEAEVGQPQVAYRETIRKAVEQEYKYAKQSGGRGQYGHVFLRLEPLEPGSGYEFVNDIKGGVIPKEYIPAVDKGVQEALQNGVLAGYPVEDVKVTVYDGSYHEVDSSEMAFKLAASMGFKEGARKAGAVILEPMMKVEVETPEDYMGDVIGDLNKRRGQVNSMDERGGNKVITAFCPLAEMFGYSTDLRSQTQGRATYSMEFDHYDEVPKNVSEEIVKKRNG; via the coding sequence ATGTCAAGAACGACCCCTTTAAAAAAGGTTAGAAATATAGGCATAGCCGCTCACATTGACGCGGGAAAAACAACAACAAGTGAGAGAATACTCTTTTTCACAGGTATGAGTCATAAAATAGGCGAAGTGCATGATGGTGCCGCGACTATGGACTGGATGGAGCAAGAGAAAGAAAGAGGCATTACGATAACTTCCGCAGCGACAACTTGTTTTTGGAAAGATTATCAAATCAATCTTATAGACACTCCAGGACATGTGGATTTCACCATTGAAGTGGAGCGTTCTATGCGTGTTTTAGACGGCGCTGTGGCAGTATTTTGCTCAGTAGGTGGCGTTCAACCGCAAAGCGAAACCGTATGGAGACAAGCAAATAAATATGGCGTTCCAAGAATCGTTTTTGTCAATAAAATGGATAGAATAGGTGCTAATTTTTACAATGTCGAGGAGCAAATTCGTAACCGCCTTAAGGCAAATCCCGTCCCTCTTCAAATTCCTATCGGTGCGGAGGATAATTTCAAAGGTGTGATTGACCTTGTTACGATGAAAGCTTTAGTTTGGGAAGATGAAAGTAAGCCAACTGACTATGTAGAGAAAGAAATTCCAGCCGAGCTTAAGGAAAAGGCTGAAGAATACCGCGTTAAAATGATAGAAGCAGTAAGCGAGACGAGCGATGAGCTTATGGAGAAGTATTTAGGGGGCGAGGATTTAAGCCTTGAGGAGATTAAAGCAGGGATAAAAGCCGGCTGTTTGAGCCTTTCTATGGTGCCTATGCTTTGTGGAACAGCCTTTAAAAATAAAGGCGTTCAACCCCTACTTGACGCAGTCATAGCCTATTTACCAGCACCTGATGAGGTGGCTAACATTAAAGGCGAGTATGAAGACGGAAGCGAAGTTTCAGTAACTTCTACTGATGATGGCGAATTTGCAGGACTCGCTTTTAAAATAATGACCGATCCTTTTGTGGGACAGCTAACTTTCGTGCGTGTATATCGTGGAAGCCTTGAAAGTGGCTCTTACGCTTATAATTCGACTAAGGATAAAAAAGAGCGTATAGGCAGACTTTTAAAAATGCACTCTAATAAAAGAGAAGAGATAAAGGTGCTTTACGCAGGGGAAATCGGTGCTGTTGTGGGGCTTAAAGATACGCTCACAGGAGATACCTTAGCAAGTGAGAAAGATAAGGTTATTTTAGAGAGAATGGACTTCCCAGACCCGGTTATCTCCGTAGCAGTCGAGCCTAAGACTAAGGCAGATCAAGAAAAAATGTCCATAGCGCTTAATAAACTAGCTCAAGAAGACCCAAGCTTTAGGGTTTCAACAGATGAAGAAAGTGGGCAAACGATCATTTCTGGTATGGGTGAATTGCACCTTGAAATTATCGTAGATAGAATGCTTAGAGAATTTAAAGTCGAAGCCGAAGTAGGACAGCCACAAGTGGCTTACCGCGAAACGATAAGAAAAGCCGTAGAGCAAGAATACAAATACGCCAAGCAATCGGGCGGTCGCGGTCAATACGGACATGTATTTTTACGCCTTGAGCCTTTGGAGCCGGGAAGTGGCTATGAATTTGTAAATGACATTAAAGGCGGTGTTATCCCTAAAGAATATATCCCAGCCGTTGATAAGGGTGTGCAAGAAGCCCTACAAAATGGCGTTTTAGCGGGCTATCCTGTGGAAGATGTGAAAGTAACCGTTTATGATGGATCTTATCACGAGGTGGATTCTTCCGAAATGGCATTTAAACTTGCTGCTTCTATGGGCTTTAAAGAGGGTGCTAGAAAAGCTGGAGCGGTGATTTTAGAGCCTATGATGAAAGTGGAGGTTGAAACTCCTGAAGATTATATGGGCGATGTAATTGGCGATTTAAACAAAAGACGCGGTCAGGTCAATTCTATGGACGAGCGTGGCGGAAATAAGGTCATCACAGCCTTTTGTCCTTTGGCTGAGATGTTTGGCTATTCTACCGATTTGCGTTCTCAAACTCAAGGTAGGGCGACTTATTCTATGGAATTTGACCATTATGATGAAGTGCCTAAAAATGTTTCCGAAGAGATTGTTAAGAAAAGAAATGGCTAA
- the rpsG gene encoding 30S ribosomal protein S7, translating into MRRRKAPVREILPDPIYGNKIITKFINSLMYDGKKSTATAILYGALEAIDKKGGEKKGIDIFNDAIENIKPLLEVKSRRVGGATYQVPVEVRPARQQALAIRWIISFARKRSERTMIEKLAGELMDAANSKGASFKKKEDTYKMAEANKAFAHYRW; encoded by the coding sequence ATGAGAAGAAGAAAAGCTCCCGTAAGGGAAATCTTACCCGACCCAATTTATGGTAATAAAATCATCACAAAATTTATTAATTCTTTAATGTATGATGGTAAAAAAAGCACCGCTACAGCTATACTTTATGGTGCTTTAGAGGCTATTGATAAAAAAGGTGGCGAGAAAAAGGGCATTGATATTTTTAACGATGCTATTGAAAACATTAAACCTTTACTTGAAGTTAAATCACGCCGTGTGGGTGGTGCGACTTACCAAGTGCCTGTTGAGGTGCGTCCTGCTAGGCAACAAGCCTTGGCGATTCGCTGGATTATTTCTTTTGCTAGAAAAAGAAGCGAAAGAACGATGATAGAAAAGCTAGCTGGCGAATTAATGGACGCGGCAAATTCTAAGGGTGCATCTTTCAAAAAGAAAGAGGACACTTATAAAATGGCTGAAGCAAATAAAGCTTTTGCACATTATCGCTGGTAG
- the rpsL gene encoding 30S ribosomal protein S12: MPTINQLVRKERKKVLEKSKSPALKNCPQRRGVCTRVYTTTPKKPNSALRKVAKVRLTSGFEVISYIGGEGHNLQEHSIVLVRGGRVKDLPGVKYHIVRGALDTAGVAKRTVSRSKYGAKRPKAAAK; the protein is encoded by the coding sequence GTGCCTACCATAAATCAGTTGGTTCGTAAAGAGCGTAAAAAGGTCTTAGAAAAGTCTAAGTCTCCAGCGCTTAAAAATTGTCCGCAAAGAAGAGGCGTTTGCACTAGGGTTTATACTACAACCCCTAAAAAACCAAACTCCGCTTTAAGAAAAGTTGCCAAAGTAAGACTTACTAGTGGCTTTGAAGTGATAAGCTATATCGGCGGTGAGGGTCATAACCTCCAAGAGCATAGCATCGTTTTAGTGCGTGGCGGTAGGGTGAAAGACTTACCGGGTGTGAAGTATCACATCGTGCGTGGTGCTTTAGATACTGCTGGCGTGGCTAAGAGAACGGTTTCTCGTTCTAAATATGGTGCGAAGCGTCCAAAAGCTGCCGCGAAATAA
- the aldA gene encoding aldehyde dehydrogenase: MTTYYNFIDGEFVPHKGEFIEVLNPATKELISRVASASLEDTQRAIDAAKKAQKAWEAKPAIERANHLREIANLIRKNADFLTNVLMQEQGKTRALASVEIHFSADYMDYTAEWARRYEGEIIQSDRANEHIYLYKSAIGVIGGILPWNFPFFLIVRKLAPALLTGNTIVIKPSSETPNNAFEFAKLVSQSSLPKGVFNLVAGKGSVVGQELSSNENIGMVSLTGSVEAGVRVMEAAAKNIIKVSLELGGKAPAIVCKDADINLAVEAIKASRICNNGQVCNCAERAYVHSSVYDEFVDKFVKAMSKVSVGNTLKGNFDMGPLVNQAGVDNALAILERAKAKGAVVECGGKITDESGYYFPASVLTNVKHEDEIMQKEIFAPILPIAKFDTLDEAIDMANDCEYGLTSSIYTQNLDVAMRASREIKFGETYINRENFEAMQGFHAGWRKSGIGGADGKHGLEEYLATHMVYVQYNTNKQ, translated from the coding sequence ATGACAACTTATTATAATTTTATTGATGGGGAATTTGTGCCACATAAGGGTGAATTTATCGAGGTGTTAAATCCTGCTACAAAGGAGCTTATCTCAAGGGTAGCTAGTGCTTCTTTAGAAGATACACAAAGGGCTATTGACGCGGCTAAAAAAGCACAAAAAGCTTGGGAGGCAAAGCCTGCCATTGAGAGGGCAAATCATCTAAGAGAAATTGCAAATTTGATACGCAAAAATGCTGATTTTTTGACAAATGTTTTAATGCAAGAGCAGGGGAAAACTAGGGCTTTGGCTAGTGTGGAGATTCATTTTAGTGCTGATTATATGGATTATACAGCTGAATGGGCTAGGAGATATGAGGGTGAAATTATACAAAGTGATAGGGCTAATGAGCATATTTATTTGTATAAAAGTGCCATAGGCGTAATAGGTGGAATTTTGCCTTGGAATTTTCCTTTCTTTTTGATAGTTAGGAAATTAGCTCCAGCTCTACTAACGGGTAATACCATAGTCATCAAGCCAAGTAGTGAAACTCCAAACAACGCCTTTGAATTTGCAAAACTTGTCTCACAAAGCTCCTTGCCAAAAGGCGTGTTTAATTTGGTCGCAGGTAAGGGTAGTGTAGTAGGACAAGAACTATCAAGTAATGAAAATATAGGAATGGTAAGCCTTACGGGAAGTGTTGAGGCGGGAGTGAGGGTTATGGAAGCTGCCGCAAAAAATATCATCAAAGTTTCTTTAGAGCTTGGAGGAAAAGCCCCTGCCATAGTGTGTAAGGATGCGGATATTAATTTAGCTGTGGAAGCAATTAAGGCGAGTCGAATTTGTAATAATGGTCAAGTTTGTAATTGCGCTGAAAGGGCTTATGTGCATAGCAGCGTTTATGATGAATTTGTTGATAAATTTGTCAAGGCTATGAGTAAGGTAAGTGTTGGAAATACGCTAAAAGGAAATTTTGATATGGGTCCGCTTGTCAATCAAGCAGGAGTCGATAATGCTCTAGCTATACTTGAAAGAGCTAAAGCTAAAGGAGCTGTGGTAGAGTGTGGTGGAAAAATTACAGATGAGAGTGGTTATTATTTTCCTGCAAGTGTTCTTACAAATGTCAAACACGAAGATGAGATTATGCAAAAAGAAATTTTTGCACCGATTTTGCCTATTGCTAAATTTGACACGCTTGATGAGGCTATTGATATGGCAAATGATTGCGAATATGGTCTCACAAGCTCTATTTATACGCAAAATTTAGATGTGGCGATGAGAGCTAGTCGGGAAATTAAATTTGGTGAAACCTATATTAACCGCGAAAATTTTGAAGCTATGCAAGGATTTCACGCTGGTTGGCGTAAAAGTGGCATAGGTGGAGCTGACGGTAAGCACGGACTTGAGGAATACTTAGCCACTCATATGGTTTATGTGCAGTATAATACCAACAAGCAATAA
- a CDS encoding L-rhamnose mutarotase: protein MQRYGQIIKIKKEKIAEYKALHAKPYEGVCEMIKACNIQNYSIYLFGEYLFAYFEYVGADFEADMAKMARDENTQKWWKITDPCQISLGYAGQKWLNMEEVFHLD from the coding sequence GTGCAAAGATACGGTCAAATCATAAAAATCAAAAAGGAAAAAATAGCAGAATATAAAGCCCTTCACGCAAAACCTTATGAGGGCGTTTGTGAGATGATTAAGGCGTGTAATATCCAAAACTACTCCATTTATTTATTTGGAGAATATTTATTTGCGTATTTTGAGTATGTAGGTGCTGATTTTGAAGCAGATATGGCTAAAATGGCAAGAGATGAAAACACACAAAAATGGTGGAAAATAACCGATCCTTGCCAAATCTCTTTAGGTTATGCTGGTCAAAAATGGCTTAATATGGAAGAAGTGTTTCATTTAGATTAA
- a CDS encoding amidohydrolase family protein has product MQKIFDAHLHLWDLNEVPISWLKDDERLNQNYDFSRMKKEYENYEFLGALYVECNGDNVDKESLYALSLKQTHSLLLCLADLRYKENLSSFREVLHTSQKGAKRLFEADFKKKIEILKNFQIPFEACMKNDELDHLEAFLRENKSLKVILNHLGNPKINHLNEHKKTLSLLKNFPNLYIKLSAPDDFCEQTSRKFIFDLFACVKENFSEERLLFGSNYPVSKLSPSLWASFIIQSGIFENLDKIFYKNALSLYKEDRCKDTVKS; this is encoded by the coding sequence ATGCAAAAGATTTTCGATGCACATTTGCATCTTTGGGACTTAAACGAAGTTCCCATTTCTTGGCTAAAAGATGATGAAAGGCTCAATCAAAATTATGATTTTTCAAGGATGAAAAAAGAATATGAAAATTACGAGTTTTTAGGTGCTTTATATGTGGAGTGTAATGGCGATAATGTAGATAAGGAAAGCCTTTACGCTCTTTCTTTAAAGCAAACTCATAGCCTTTTACTTTGCTTGGCGGATTTAAGATACAAAGAAAATCTTAGCTCATTTAGAGAGGTTTTACATACCAGTCAAAAGGGTGCTAAAAGGCTATTTGAAGCAGATTTTAAAAAGAAAATAGAAATTTTAAAAAACTTTCAAATTCCTTTTGAAGCCTGTATGAAAAATGACGAGCTCGATCATTTAGAAGCCTTTTTGAGAGAAAATAAAAGCTTAAAAGTCATTCTAAATCATCTAGGAAACCCTAAAATCAATCATCTTAACGAGCATAAAAAAACCTTAAGTCTTTTAAAAAATTTCCCAAATTTATACATTAAGCTTTCAGCTCCTGATGATTTTTGCGAACAAACTTCAAGGAAATTTATTTTCGATCTTTTTGCTTGTGTAAAAGAAAATTTCAGTGAGGAAAGATTGCTTTTCGGGAGTAATTATCCAGTATCTAAACTAAGCCCTAGTTTATGGGCTAGTTTTATCATACAAAGCGGGATTTTTGAAAATTTAGATAAGATTTTTTACAAAAATGCTTTATCACTTTACAAGGAGGATAGGTGCAAAGATACGGTCAAATCATAA
- the fucP gene encoding L-fucose:H+ symporter permease, which yields MTTQSKNIKIAIILVTSLFFLWGVSYGLIDVMNKNFQNHLHITQHESGFLQLAYFGAYFVIALPAGYIASKFSYKIGIIFGLALYALGALLIIPATNLASFHLFLFAFFVLACGIGSLETSANPYMVKLGDEKNASFRINAAQSFNGLGQFVGPLIGGALFLSITKQEEGASKEMIEQALVANMGNVQLVYVGIAIIVLLILALFAFNKIPEGAAVSDEYALKDDSKPLGVFKHSHFNKGLLAQFLYIANQVAAGAFFINYATEHYEGLSDEKAAYYFSLALVAFMVGRIVSTPLMKKIKGEYILGLYSLINVFICVGLYFSSGISSVILLIALFFFMSISFPTIFAVATKNLPFNQVKLAGSLLVMSIVGGAIMPIIVGAINDSFGTSMGYLSLAPLFLYVAWYGFFGSKIRT from the coding sequence ATGACAACACAATCAAAAAATATCAAAATCGCTATTATCTTAGTCACTTCGCTTTTCTTTTTATGGGGAGTGAGTTATGGACTAATCGATGTGATGAATAAGAATTTTCAAAATCACCTTCACATCACCCAGCACGAAAGTGGCTTTTTACAGCTTGCTTATTTTGGGGCTTATTTTGTTATCGCCCTACCAGCAGGTTATATTGCTTCTAAATTTTCTTACAAAATAGGCATTATTTTCGGTTTAGCCCTTTATGCTTTAGGGGCTTTACTCATTATACCAGCGACCAATTTAGCAAGTTTTCATTTGTTTTTATTTGCATTTTTTGTTCTAGCTTGTGGCATAGGCTCTTTAGAAACAAGTGCAAATCCTTATATGGTAAAGCTTGGCGATGAAAAAAATGCCAGCTTTAGAATCAATGCCGCGCAAAGTTTTAACGGCTTAGGGCAGTTTGTAGGACCTTTAATCGGCGGTGCTTTATTTTTATCCATCACTAAGCAAGAAGAAGGTGCTAGTAAGGAAATGATAGAACAAGCCTTAGTCGCAAATATGGGTAATGTCCAGCTTGTTTATGTTGGTATTGCGATCATTGTGCTTTTAATCCTTGCGCTTTTTGCTTTTAATAAAATTCCAGAAGGTGCTGCGGTGAGTGATGAATATGCTTTAAAAGATGATTCTAAGCCTTTGGGTGTGTTTAAGCATAGTCATTTTAATAAAGGACTCTTAGCACAATTTTTATACATTGCTAATCAAGTCGCCGCAGGAGCATTTTTTATCAATTATGCTACCGAGCATTATGAGGGCTTAAGTGATGAAAAGGCGGCTTATTATTTTTCTCTTGCTTTGGTTGCTTTTATGGTTGGTAGGATAGTTTCTACGCCTTTGATGAAAAAGATTAAAGGAGAGTATATTTTAGGGCTTTATTCTTTAATCAATGTTTTCATTTGCGTGGGGCTTTATTTTTCAAGTGGAATTTCAAGTGTTATTTTGCTCATAGCTTTATTTTTCTTTATGAGTATTTCTTTTCCTACTATTTTTGCTGTGGCAACCAAAAATCTTCCCTTCAATCAAGTCAAATTAGCCGGCTCACTTTTAGTGATGAGTATAGTTGGTGGGGCGATTATGCCTATTATTGTGGGAGCGATTAATGATAGTTTTGGCACAAGTATGGGGTATTTATCTTTAGCACCTTTATTTTTATATGTGGCTTGGTATGGCTTTTTTGGCTCTAAAATAAGGACCTAA
- a CDS encoding SDR family oxidoreductase, with translation MDLKIKDKICIISGGAKGIGFGIARLWAKEGGIPVILSRSSIDKDVEFELRDLCENFGFYQIDLKEYEKIESLIKEIHQKYGSIYALVNNAGANDNLHIENTSTKDLIKSYENNLFHYYTLAKECLPYIKKEKGSILNIVSKTALTGQGRTSAYASAKAAQIGFTREWACAFAKDEVRVNALAPAEVMTPLYEKWLQNFPNPKEQYEKIAKTIPLGQRFTNIEEIANTAVFTLSPLASHTTGQILFVDGGYVHLDRALNFN, from the coding sequence ATGGACTTAAAGATTAAAGATAAAATTTGTATCATTAGCGGTGGTGCTAAGGGCATAGGATTTGGTATAGCTAGACTTTGGGCGAAAGAAGGAGGAATCCCTGTGATTTTATCACGCTCATCTATAGATAAGGATGTGGAATTTGAATTAAGGGATTTATGTGAGAATTTCGGATTCTATCAAATCGATTTAAAAGAATATGAAAAAATCGAAAGTCTCATCAAAGAAATTCATCAAAAATACGGCTCAATCTACGCCCTTGTAAATAATGCCGGAGCAAATGATAATCTCCACATAGAAAATACAAGCACTAAGGATTTAATCAAATCTTATGAAAACAATCTCTTTCATTACTACACCTTAGCAAAAGAATGCTTACCCTATATCAAAAAAGAAAAAGGTAGCATCTTAAACATAGTCAGCAAAACAGCACTCACAGGACAGGGCAGAACTAGCGCCTATGCTTCAGCAAAAGCCGCTCAAATAGGCTTTACAAGAGAGTGGGCTTGTGCTTTTGCTAAAGATGAAGTGCGTGTCAATGCCCTAGCACCCGCTGAAGTGATGACACCACTTTATGAAAAATGGCTTCAAAATTTCCCTAATCCTAAAGAGCAATATGAAAAAATAGCTAAAACCATACCGCTAGGACAGCGTTTTACTAACATAGAGGAAATAGCAAATACCGCAGTTTTCACGCTAAGTCCCCTAGCTTCGCACACCACTGGGCAAATTCTTTTTGTTGATGGGGGCTATGTGCATTTAGATAGGGCTTTAAATTTCAACTAA